In Musa acuminata AAA Group cultivar baxijiao chromosome BXJ2-3, Cavendish_Baxijiao_AAA, whole genome shotgun sequence, the following proteins share a genomic window:
- the LOC103977312 gene encoding uncharacterized protein LOC103977312 isoform X2, with translation MLAGGFLPSPFPAFSRSPPLPYALSRNCLRSCNSRHVLSHCAQNRGSCRTCIATRAAVSRGEDDDEEKEGEGDGRSPGAAKGSGTSARGRRLLKVREEKRKREYDRILNYPSWAKILENACKDDAELRAVLGDSIGNPELMRKRVEERVRTKGRDFRKSKTGSVLAFKVSFRDFNPLDSFIWFELYGAPSDRDVDLLGSSWYVMGRLGAFDSSNLQLANSSMDYNPLYDSDKAVQSMSSSFHDIGDVEFQDNWGRVWVDLGTSDFFAVDVLLNCLTVLSSEYLGIQQVVFGGRRMGDWEEGMMSAEYGYKHFKI, from the exons ATGCTGGCTGGCGGTTTTCTCCCTTCTCCATTCCCAGCTTTCTCTCGGTCGCCTCCTCTTCCTTATGCTCTTTCAAGGAATTGTCTCCGATCATGTAACAGCCGGCATGTGCTCTCCCACTGCGCCCAAAACCGCGGCAGCTGCAGGACATGTATTGCGACCCGTGCTGCCGTTTCGAGaggagaagatgatgatgaagaaaaggaaggagaaggggatGGGCGTTCTCCCGGAGCGGCGAAGGGGTCGGGGACGTCAGCACGAGGGAGGCGGCTGCTTAAAGTGAGGGAGGAGAAGCGCAAGAGGGAGTACGACCGCATCCTCAACTACCCCTCCTGGGCCAA GATATTAGAGAATGCATGCAAAGATGATGCTGAACTTCGTGCAGTTCTTGGGGATAGCATTGGGAACCCAGAGTTGATGAGAAAGAGG GTTGAGGAAAGAGTTCGGACAAAAGGTAGAGACTTTCGCAAGTCGAAGACAGGATCTGTTCTTGCTTTCAAAGTTAGCTTTAGAGA ttttaatcctttagactcATTCATATGGTTTGAACTTTATGGTGCTCCATCAGATCGTGATGTTGACCTTCTTGGTAGT TCATGGTATGTTATGGGGCGTTTGGGAGCTTTTGACTCTTCAAATTTACAG TTGGCCAACTCATCCATGGACTACAATCCTTTGTACGACTCTGATAAAGCTGTGCAATCAATGTCTTCATCCTTCCATGATATTGGTGATGTTGAATTTCAGGACAACTGGGGCAGGGTTTG GGTTGATCTTGGAACTTCTGATTTCTTTGCTGTGGATGTATTGCTTAATTGCCTTACTGTATTGAGCTCAGA ATACTTGGGTATCCAACAAGTGGTATTCGGTGGGCGACGTATGGGCGACTGGGAAGAGGGCATGATGAGCGCAGAGTACGGATACAAGCACTTCAAAATTTGA
- the LOC103977312 gene encoding uncharacterized protein LOC103977312 isoform X1 produces MLAGGFLPSPFPAFSRSPPLPYALSRNCLRSCNSRHVLSHCAQNRGSCRTCIATRAAVSRGEDDDEEKEGEGDGRSPGAAKGSGTSARGRRLLKVREEKRKREYDRILNYPSWAKILENACKDDAELRAVLGDSIGNPELMRKRVEERVRTKGRDFRKSKTGSVLAFKVSFRDFNPLDSFIWFELYGAPSDRDVDLLGSVIQSWYVMGRLGAFDSSNLQLANSSMDYNPLYDSDKAVQSMSSSFHDIGDVEFQDNWGRVWVDLGTSDFFAVDVLLNCLTVLSSEYLGIQQVVFGGRRMGDWEEGMMSAEYGYKHFKI; encoded by the exons ATGCTGGCTGGCGGTTTTCTCCCTTCTCCATTCCCAGCTTTCTCTCGGTCGCCTCCTCTTCCTTATGCTCTTTCAAGGAATTGTCTCCGATCATGTAACAGCCGGCATGTGCTCTCCCACTGCGCCCAAAACCGCGGCAGCTGCAGGACATGTATTGCGACCCGTGCTGCCGTTTCGAGaggagaagatgatgatgaagaaaaggaaggagaaggggatGGGCGTTCTCCCGGAGCGGCGAAGGGGTCGGGGACGTCAGCACGAGGGAGGCGGCTGCTTAAAGTGAGGGAGGAGAAGCGCAAGAGGGAGTACGACCGCATCCTCAACTACCCCTCCTGGGCCAA GATATTAGAGAATGCATGCAAAGATGATGCTGAACTTCGTGCAGTTCTTGGGGATAGCATTGGGAACCCAGAGTTGATGAGAAAGAGG GTTGAGGAAAGAGTTCGGACAAAAGGTAGAGACTTTCGCAAGTCGAAGACAGGATCTGTTCTTGCTTTCAAAGTTAGCTTTAGAGA ttttaatcctttagactcATTCATATGGTTTGAACTTTATGGTGCTCCATCAGATCGTGATGTTGACCTTCTTGGTAGT GTTATTCAGTCATGGTATGTTATGGGGCGTTTGGGAGCTTTTGACTCTTCAAATTTACAG TTGGCCAACTCATCCATGGACTACAATCCTTTGTACGACTCTGATAAAGCTGTGCAATCAATGTCTTCATCCTTCCATGATATTGGTGATGTTGAATTTCAGGACAACTGGGGCAGGGTTTG GGTTGATCTTGGAACTTCTGATTTCTTTGCTGTGGATGTATTGCTTAATTGCCTTACTGTATTGAGCTCAGA ATACTTGGGTATCCAACAAGTGGTATTCGGTGGGCGACGTATGGGCGACTGGGAAGAGGGCATGATGAGCGCAGAGTACGGATACAAGCACTTCAAAATTTGA
- the LOC103977313 gene encoding choline transporter protein 1-like isoform X1: MGGPLGAIIGRYPAAAASGGNEDGRIGGDGGIIRHNRKCRDLVFLIIFIAFWVAMIVNSSFGFNQGNPLRLMYGLDYKGNICGNRHADPDLRELEVRYWLNPNQVYQSGLKNSQFDLADAKSICLMECPIPSEDGINWVCDYPEGDIRLSVDDWIDRDYDYYEYLTTETMNSSLQLQGPCYPVIFPSVNVYWSCQFIARASNVSLKQWQQMGGVDIDENIMIDKTIHRAINSPSAVLKRYMADIWKAGPVLVVCGGILPLFLSIIWLLMIRHFVAGMTWITVILFNALVISVAMLYYRKAGWIGSDALSVVIGESDPYVHISGREINHLHVVAVLMTIVMIISFLSSIAIVRRLLIATSVLKVAAKVIGEVQALIIFPILPYVILAIFYVFWFSAALHLFSSGQILKNDCNVNCCSFDLKSNKVNCDNCCGYSIHYTPHIGISILFHLFGCYWATQFIIACSSTVIAGSVASYYWARGEISQEIPFLPVFSSMKRLLRYNLGSVALGSLIVSIVEWVRFILEALRRRIRHGDPAPVTCIEKLMSTSSQCCLGCIDWTIKSVNRNAYIMIAITGKGFNRASAIATGLIVNNILRIGKVNVIGDVILYLGKLCVSLFCALFAFLMLDTHKYKSAHNKISSPLFPVLVSWGLGYVVATLFFAVVEMSIDTIILSFCQDAEEHQGTAQYAPPLLMATLDGQGEMQRLTRGS, encoded by the exons ATGGGCGGACCGCTGGGAGCGATCATAGGGCGGTACCCGGCGGCGGCCGCTTCGGGCGGCAATGAGGACGGGCGGATCGGTGGTGACGGTGGCATCATAAGGCACAACAGGAAGTGCAGGGATTTGGTGTTCCTCATCATCTTCATCGCCTTCTGGGTGGCCATGATCGTTAATTCCAGCTTTGGGTTCAACCAAGGAAACCCACTTCG GCTTATGTACGGGCTGGACTACAAAGGAAACATCTGCGGGAACAGGCATGCAGACCCTGACTTGCGTGAACTGGAGGTCAGATATTGGCTAAATCCTAACCAGGTCTACCAGAGTGGTCTTAAGAATAGCCAGTTCGATCTAGCTGATGCAAAGAGCATATGCTTGATGGAATGTCCTATTCCTTCGGAAGATGGTATCAACTGGGTCTGTGATTACCCAGAGGGAGACATCCGCCTCTCCGTGGATGATTGGATTGACAGGGACTATGACTACTATGAGTACCTAACAACAGAGACGATGAATAGTTCTCTGCAGCTCCAAGGCCCATGCTACCCTGTCATATTTCCAAGTGTGAATG TTTACTGGAGCTGTCAGTTTATTGCGCGTGCATCAAATGTTTCTTTGAAGCAGTGGCAGCAGATGGGCGGTGTTGACATTGACGAAAACATCATGATAGATAAAACTATTCATAGAGCCATCAACTCTCCATCAGCTGTATTAAAG AGATACATGGCAGATATTTGGAAAGCTGGGCCTGTCTTAGTTGTCTGCGGAGGAATTCTACCCCTCTTTTTGTCCATTATCTGGCTATTGATGATACGCCATTTTGTTGCTGGAATGACTTGGATAACAGTGATTCTCTTCAATGCCCTTGTAATATCTGTGGCAATGCTTTATTACAGAAAAG CTGGGTGGATTGGTAGTGATGCCTTATCAGTTGTTATTGGTGAAAGCGACCCCTACGTTCACATAAGTGGCCGG GAAATAAATCACCTTCATGTTGTAGCTGTTCTTATGACAATAGTCATGAttatttccttcctttcttcaatAGCGATTGTCCGCCGACTACTTATAGCAACATCTGTTTTAAAG GTTGCAGCTAAAGTCATAGGTGAAGTTCAGGCTCTTATAATTTTCCCAATACTGCCATATGTTATCCTTGCAATATTCTATGTTTTCTGGTTTTCTGCTGCCCTTCATCTTTTCAGCTCTGGCCAGATCCTAAAAAATGATTGCAATGTTAATTGCTGTTCATTTGACCTGAAGTCTAACAAGGTCAATTGTGATAATTGTTGTGGCTATAGTATCCATTACACTCCTCATATTGGAATATCTATCCTTTTTCACCTATTTGGATGTTACTGGGCAACACAGTTTATCATTGCATGCTCATCAACTGTAATTGCTGGATCGGTTGCCTCTTACTACTGGGCTCGTGGTGAGATTTCG CAGGAGATTCCATTTCTTCCTGTATTTTCTTCAATGAAACGGCTCTTGCGATACAATCTAGGATCTGTGGCACTTGGTTCCCTTATTGTATCAATTGTTGAATGGGTGCGATTCATACTTGAGGCTTTACGCCGCAGGATAAGACATGGGGATCCTGCTCCAGTAACCTGCATTGAAAAGTTGATGTCCACTTCTTCTCAGTGCTGCTTAGGATGCATTGATTGGACCATCAAGTCTGTGAATCGTAATGCATATATTATG ATTGCTATCACAGGAAAAGGATTTAACAGAGCATCTGCTATTGCTACTGGGTTGATTGTGAACAATATATTGCGCATAGGAAAGGTCAATGTCATTGGAGATGTGATTCTTTACCTTGGAAAATTATGTGTCAGCCTCTTTTGTGCATTATTTGCATTCCTCATGCTGGACACCCACAAATACAAGTCTGCCCATAACAAGATTTCATCCCCTTTGTTCCCTGTTCTG GTAAGTTGGGGGCTTGGCTACGTAGTTGCGACGCTCTTCTTTGCAGTGGTCGAGATGTCAATTGATACAATCATACTCTCCTTCTGCCAAGATGCTGAAGAGCATCAAGGAACTGCACAATATGCACCTCCGCTGCTCATGGCAACACTAGATGGGCAAGGAGAGATGCAGAGACTGACACGAGGCTCTTAG
- the LOC135606632 gene encoding B3 domain-containing protein Os04g0676600-like, whose amino-acid sequence MLQISNHQMFNLASEEFSCKELQMILCKELTNSDVSNIGRIVLPKREAEAYLPPLSEREGILLDMDDMTLAVTWKFKFRFWPNNKSRMYILENTGMEEQLHSF is encoded by the exons ATGCTTCAAATATCAAATCATCAGATGTTTAACCTCGCATCAGAA GAATTCAGTTGTAAAGAACTGCAAATGATCTTATGCAAAGAGTTGACAAATAGTGATGTTTCAAACATTGGGAGAATTGTACTACCAAAG AGGGAGGCTGAGGCTTATCTTCCTCCATTATCTGAAAGAGAAGGGATCCTGCTTGACATGGATGACATGACACTTGCAGTTACATGGAAGTTCAAGTTCAG GTTTTGGCCAAACAACAAGAGTAGAATGTATATATTGGAAAATACAGGTATGGAAGAACAACTTCATAGTTTCTAG
- the LOC103977313 gene encoding choline transporter protein 1-like isoform X2, with protein MGGPLGAIIGRYPAAAASGGNEDGRIGGDGGIIRHNRKCRDLVFLIIFIAFWVAMIVNSSFGFNQGNPLRLMYGLDYKGNICGNRHADPDLRELEVRYWLNPNQVYQSGLKNSQFDLADAKSICLMECPIPSEDGINWVCDYPEGDIRLSVDDWIDRDYDYYEYLTTETMNSSLQLQGPCYPVIFPSVNVYWSCQFIARASNVSLKQWQQMGGVDIDENIMIDKTIHRAINSPSAVLKRYMADIWKAGPVLVVCGGILPLFLSIIWLLMIRHFVAGMTWITVILFNALVISVAMLYYRKAGWIGSDALSVVIGESDPYVHISGREINHLHVVAVLMTIVMIISFLSSIAIVRRLLIATSVLKVAAKVIGEVQALIIFPILPYVILAIFYVFWFSAALHLFSSGQILKNDCNVNCCSFDLKSNKVNCDNCCGYSIHYTPHIGISILFHLFGCYWATQFIIACSSTVIAGSVASYYWARGEISEIPFLPVFSSMKRLLRYNLGSVALGSLIVSIVEWVRFILEALRRRIRHGDPAPVTCIEKLMSTSSQCCLGCIDWTIKSVNRNAYIMIAITGKGFNRASAIATGLIVNNILRIGKVNVIGDVILYLGKLCVSLFCALFAFLMLDTHKYKSAHNKISSPLFPVLVSWGLGYVVATLFFAVVEMSIDTIILSFCQDAEEHQGTAQYAPPLLMATLDGQGEMQRLTRGS; from the exons ATGGGCGGACCGCTGGGAGCGATCATAGGGCGGTACCCGGCGGCGGCCGCTTCGGGCGGCAATGAGGACGGGCGGATCGGTGGTGACGGTGGCATCATAAGGCACAACAGGAAGTGCAGGGATTTGGTGTTCCTCATCATCTTCATCGCCTTCTGGGTGGCCATGATCGTTAATTCCAGCTTTGGGTTCAACCAAGGAAACCCACTTCG GCTTATGTACGGGCTGGACTACAAAGGAAACATCTGCGGGAACAGGCATGCAGACCCTGACTTGCGTGAACTGGAGGTCAGATATTGGCTAAATCCTAACCAGGTCTACCAGAGTGGTCTTAAGAATAGCCAGTTCGATCTAGCTGATGCAAAGAGCATATGCTTGATGGAATGTCCTATTCCTTCGGAAGATGGTATCAACTGGGTCTGTGATTACCCAGAGGGAGACATCCGCCTCTCCGTGGATGATTGGATTGACAGGGACTATGACTACTATGAGTACCTAACAACAGAGACGATGAATAGTTCTCTGCAGCTCCAAGGCCCATGCTACCCTGTCATATTTCCAAGTGTGAATG TTTACTGGAGCTGTCAGTTTATTGCGCGTGCATCAAATGTTTCTTTGAAGCAGTGGCAGCAGATGGGCGGTGTTGACATTGACGAAAACATCATGATAGATAAAACTATTCATAGAGCCATCAACTCTCCATCAGCTGTATTAAAG AGATACATGGCAGATATTTGGAAAGCTGGGCCTGTCTTAGTTGTCTGCGGAGGAATTCTACCCCTCTTTTTGTCCATTATCTGGCTATTGATGATACGCCATTTTGTTGCTGGAATGACTTGGATAACAGTGATTCTCTTCAATGCCCTTGTAATATCTGTGGCAATGCTTTATTACAGAAAAG CTGGGTGGATTGGTAGTGATGCCTTATCAGTTGTTATTGGTGAAAGCGACCCCTACGTTCACATAAGTGGCCGG GAAATAAATCACCTTCATGTTGTAGCTGTTCTTATGACAATAGTCATGAttatttccttcctttcttcaatAGCGATTGTCCGCCGACTACTTATAGCAACATCTGTTTTAAAG GTTGCAGCTAAAGTCATAGGTGAAGTTCAGGCTCTTATAATTTTCCCAATACTGCCATATGTTATCCTTGCAATATTCTATGTTTTCTGGTTTTCTGCTGCCCTTCATCTTTTCAGCTCTGGCCAGATCCTAAAAAATGATTGCAATGTTAATTGCTGTTCATTTGACCTGAAGTCTAACAAGGTCAATTGTGATAATTGTTGTGGCTATAGTATCCATTACACTCCTCATATTGGAATATCTATCCTTTTTCACCTATTTGGATGTTACTGGGCAACACAGTTTATCATTGCATGCTCATCAACTGTAATTGCTGGATCGGTTGCCTCTTACTACTGGGCTCGTGGTGAGATTTCG GAGATTCCATTTCTTCCTGTATTTTCTTCAATGAAACGGCTCTTGCGATACAATCTAGGATCTGTGGCACTTGGTTCCCTTATTGTATCAATTGTTGAATGGGTGCGATTCATACTTGAGGCTTTACGCCGCAGGATAAGACATGGGGATCCTGCTCCAGTAACCTGCATTGAAAAGTTGATGTCCACTTCTTCTCAGTGCTGCTTAGGATGCATTGATTGGACCATCAAGTCTGTGAATCGTAATGCATATATTATG ATTGCTATCACAGGAAAAGGATTTAACAGAGCATCTGCTATTGCTACTGGGTTGATTGTGAACAATATATTGCGCATAGGAAAGGTCAATGTCATTGGAGATGTGATTCTTTACCTTGGAAAATTATGTGTCAGCCTCTTTTGTGCATTATTTGCATTCCTCATGCTGGACACCCACAAATACAAGTCTGCCCATAACAAGATTTCATCCCCTTTGTTCCCTGTTCTG GTAAGTTGGGGGCTTGGCTACGTAGTTGCGACGCTCTTCTTTGCAGTGGTCGAGATGTCAATTGATACAATCATACTCTCCTTCTGCCAAGATGCTGAAGAGCATCAAGGAACTGCACAATATGCACCTCCGCTGCTCATGGCAACACTAGATGGGCAAGGAGAGATGCAGAGACTGACACGAGGCTCTTAG
- the LOC103977312 gene encoding uncharacterized protein LOC103977312 isoform X3 translates to MLAGGFLPSPFPAFSRSPPLPYALSRNCLRSCNSRHVLSHCAQNRGSCRTCIATRAAVSRGEDDDEEKEGEGDGRSPGAAKGSGTSARGRRLLKVREEKRKREYDRILNYPSWAKILENACKDDAELRAVLGDSIGNPELMRKRVEERVRTKGRDFRKSKTGSVLAFKVSFRDFNPLDSFIWFELYGAPSDRDVDLLGSLANSSMDYNPLYDSDKAVQSMSSSFHDIGDVEFQDNWGRVWVDLGTSDFFAVDVLLNCLTVLSSEYLGIQQVVFGGRRMGDWEEGMMSAEYGYKHFKI, encoded by the exons ATGCTGGCTGGCGGTTTTCTCCCTTCTCCATTCCCAGCTTTCTCTCGGTCGCCTCCTCTTCCTTATGCTCTTTCAAGGAATTGTCTCCGATCATGTAACAGCCGGCATGTGCTCTCCCACTGCGCCCAAAACCGCGGCAGCTGCAGGACATGTATTGCGACCCGTGCTGCCGTTTCGAGaggagaagatgatgatgaagaaaaggaaggagaaggggatGGGCGTTCTCCCGGAGCGGCGAAGGGGTCGGGGACGTCAGCACGAGGGAGGCGGCTGCTTAAAGTGAGGGAGGAGAAGCGCAAGAGGGAGTACGACCGCATCCTCAACTACCCCTCCTGGGCCAA GATATTAGAGAATGCATGCAAAGATGATGCTGAACTTCGTGCAGTTCTTGGGGATAGCATTGGGAACCCAGAGTTGATGAGAAAGAGG GTTGAGGAAAGAGTTCGGACAAAAGGTAGAGACTTTCGCAAGTCGAAGACAGGATCTGTTCTTGCTTTCAAAGTTAGCTTTAGAGA ttttaatcctttagactcATTCATATGGTTTGAACTTTATGGTGCTCCATCAGATCGTGATGTTGACCTTCTTGGTAGT TTGGCCAACTCATCCATGGACTACAATCCTTTGTACGACTCTGATAAAGCTGTGCAATCAATGTCTTCATCCTTCCATGATATTGGTGATGTTGAATTTCAGGACAACTGGGGCAGGGTTTG GGTTGATCTTGGAACTTCTGATTTCTTTGCTGTGGATGTATTGCTTAATTGCCTTACTGTATTGAGCTCAGA ATACTTGGGTATCCAACAAGTGGTATTCGGTGGGCGACGTATGGGCGACTGGGAAGAGGGCATGATGAGCGCAGAGTACGGATACAAGCACTTCAAAATTTGA